The following is a genomic window from Prunus persica cultivar Lovell chromosome G7, Prunus_persica_NCBIv2, whole genome shotgun sequence.
GTACATGGTGTTCTCTTGTCCGACATACTGACGTGTGTTGTCAATTGACTGTCTGATAACATAAAGAAGTaaaattatttacaacacttaAGTGCTTACACTCTCTGAAAGCCTTGTATAAGTTGGGTCACCCAAGTATGTGAAAGACGTCCCAGAATCAAAAAGAGCTGTGAAGTCAATGTCCATAAGATCTGTTCCCACTCGAATTTGAGTTACGGAAATGTTATAGGTTGGACTGTAACATGCGTCCCATTATATGACATAAAACCAACGTTAAAACCTCCTTtcatgaaaaattaattatgaaaaatcaGCATAAAGTATCTGAGAAGTTACCACTTACTGTGACGGGTTGACATTAAATGGGGTCTCTTCCTGGTCAGGACTCCCCTTGTCACCAAAATTAATTCTCCCAACCCCATCATGTCCAAAACACATGGAAAAAGAATCGGCTGTAAAGCCTTCCCGGGATAAAATGCTAGGAACAGAAATCTTCTCCATACCAAGCCCAAACAAACCATTAGGCGCTGCAACATCCAGGAAAGAACCACTTTGCACCTGTCCACAACTGAACAATTTACAATGCATTTTCAGCTACCTGCATGAGACTAAaacaaaaggaacaaaaaGAGGTCCAAAAATTACGATGACAGAGCTCACCCAAAGGTAACGTATGCCTCAACAAGTTCCCGATGACTATCTTCTGTTTTTAAGTGGAGAACATCCTCTACCAATATCCCAGAAGTAGAAGTTTCAGCTGAGACATAAGAGACCATGTAAGGGCAATTGTTGAATGAACCCATACATCTATTACGGTGTGCACACAAACTGTTGTTGCAACTGACTCTTTTGCTTGTCGACGACCCTTCAGGGTCATATTTGCTAACCTCAAAATCCTGCCACGGTAAATCATATGTATTTACTAACTGCTAAAGCAGAAAGAGTAATAGATGAATGCATCAGGAAATTGATATCACCATTCTTGTCCTTTACACCCAAAATCATAACAAGATCTCAGAGTGCCATTCTAAACTGCCTACCCCTTTTTGCATACAAAAATGATAGTAGCTACATTTTCCTACAGTCGAACTAATATGACATAATCTGCATAACTTAGAATTTGATTTCTCTCTGCCAACTCTATAAAGATAGATAAACAAAGGAATACAAAGTTTTCATTTGctaattatttgattagtcTTGAAATCAGATGCCGGTGTGTGACCAACCCAAATACAAGTTACATTTTCTTGATAAAACTGAAACAAGTCGGCATATTAAAAGCAAATCAAACAGACACCAAATTCAAATGACACTCTCATCAACAGTTCCACCATCTAATTGGAACGTGCACATGGATTGGAATAGAAAGAACTTATCTTTTGTTAAcataattaaagaaagaaaagaaaaggcccAAAAACTGATAGGAATaggaaatgaaaatgagtGCAATACTTACAGGAGCATAAGCTGTGCCTTCACAAGGCACCCAAAACAGATCACTCCCTGTATCAAGCGCCACCATAAACTTCATTCCCGGCGTACCC
Proteins encoded in this region:
- the LOC18770677 gene encoding aspartyl protease family protein 1 isoform X3; the encoded protein is MATRLFGSAPWDCFCSLHYTTVQLGTPGMKFMVALDTGSDLFWVPCEGTAYAPDFEVSKYDPEGSSTSKRVSCNNSLCAHRNRCMGSFNNCPYMVSYVSAETSTSGILVEDVLHLKTEDSHRELVEAYVTFGCGQVQSGSFLDVAAPNGLFGLGMEKISVPSILSREGFTADSFSMCFGHDGVGRINFGDKGSPDQEETPFNVNPSHPTYNISVTQIRVGTDLMDIDFTALFDSGTSFTYLGDPTYTRLSESFNSLARDKRRPPDPRIPFEYCYDMSSDANASFIPSLSLTMKGGSQFAVYDPIIVISTQSELVYCLAVVKSTQLNIIGQNYMTGYNVVFDREKFVLGWKKFDCYDVENHTSLPFKPNSTNVPPAVAVGLGHHSTPESTKKTRNSQTSAASLPYHSHFPLTWFRFVILLFVLL
- the LOC18770677 gene encoding aspartyl protease family protein 1 isoform X2, with product MLTDLCKFVVLLFFLSILGLQSCHGRIFSFKMHHRFSDPVKEWSAVSGKLSPADNLPAKGSFEYYSELARRDRFLRGRKLAQSDQSDTTTPLAFSDGNSTFRISSLGFLHYTTVQLGTPGMKFMVALDTGSDLFWVPCEGTAYAPDFEVSKYDPEGSSTSKRVSCNNSLCAHRNRCMGSFNNCPYMVSYVSAETSTSGILVEDVLHLKTEDSHRELVEAYVTFGCGQVQSGSFLDVAAPNGLFGLGMEKISVPSILSREGFTADSFSMCFGHDGVGRINFGDKGSPDQEETPFNVNPSHPTYNISVTQIRVGTDLMDIDFTALFDSGTSFTYLGDPTYTRLSESFNSLARDKRRPPDPRIPFEYCYDMSSDANASFIPSLSLTMKGGSQFAVYDPIIVISTQSELVYCLAVVKSTQLNIIGQNYMTGYNVVFDREKFVLGWKKFDCRL